A genomic window from Silene latifolia isolate original U9 population chromosome 11, ASM4854445v1, whole genome shotgun sequence includes:
- the LOC141613548 gene encoding putative F-box protein At4g05475, which translates to MSSISNPNSSSSTNQTKNKKQKTDLIPQTNKTQFPNWLELLEDIWVLIFSKVLTIEIIENVQKVCMLFRRICKQPVTFRTINMTVPSGRSYVNLPRSLDNMTRYAIDSSAGGLIDIYLEYRPAYSYSDIPLRTLTYISERCKNLKHLRLGYLYTLTDERLIEAVKRLPMLEEIQMIRCPFSYKTVEAIGHACPSLTSFGLNGLCCKVPDNMCNNEYYMSSDKYYICNERALAIAKSMPKLRHVQLIGNSMNNEGLKAILDRCPHLISLDLRSCFHVDLSGDFDRRLANTHLLYPNDSTADYGHESYYIHDPIFRGVLK; encoded by the exons ATGTCCTCAATTTCAAACCCTAATTCTTCATCGTCAACCAATCAAACCAAAAACAAGAAACAAAAAACCGATTTAATTCCTCAAACAAACAAAACCCAATTCCCAAATTGGTTAGAACTACTTGAAGATATATGGGTCCTAATTTTTTCAAAGGTGCTGACAATTGAAATAATTGAGAATGTTCAGAAAGTGTGCATGTTGTTTCGCAGGATATGCAAACAACCCGTCACGTTTAGAACCATAAATATGACTGTTCCCAGCGGTCGTAGTTATGTTAATTTGCCGCGGAGTCTCGATAATATGACTCGTTACGCAATCGATTCGAGTGCGGGTGGTTTGATTGATATCTATTTGGAATATCGTCCTGCTTATAGTTATTCTGATATACCGCTTAGAACCTTGACGTACATCTCTGAAAG ATGCAAGAATCTTAAACATCTGCGTCTCGGCTATCTGTATACTTTGACTGATGAAAGACTGATTGAAGCAGTAAAAAGGCTCCCAATGCTGGAGGAAATCCAGATGATACGTTGTCCGTTCTCATATAAGACAGTTGAAGCTATCGGCCATGCTTGCCCCTCATTGACATCATTTGGCTTAAACGGTCTATGTTGTAAGGTACCAGATAACATGTGTAATAACGAATATTACATGAGTAGTGACAAATATTATATATGCAATGAGAGAGCTCTAGCCATTGCTAAAAGCATGCCTAAACTACGCCATGTTCAACTAATTGGGAACAGCATGAACAATGAAGGTTTGAAAGCAATTCTGGATAGATGCCCTCATCTTATATCCCTGGATTTACGTTCTTGCTTCCACGTTGATTTATCAGGAGATTTCGATAGAAGATTAGCGAACACGCACCTTCTATACCCTAACGATTCCACTGCTGACTATGGCCACGAGTCCTATTATATTCATGATCCTATATTCAGAGGCGTCTTAAAATAA